The following proteins are co-located in the Echinicola sp. 20G genome:
- a CDS encoding MarR family winged helix-turn-helix transcriptional regulator, with protein sequence MKPEETVDFHIKTAWHAISRMYNQKAVDEGFTTSIGFVLININSKEGTPATKIAPLMGLEARSLTRMLKSMEEKGLICRKPDISDKRSVRIFLTPEGKRKKEKSIETIQAFNHSIREVVSERELEKFFGVFQKINQVIEKEQLKSIDSQ encoded by the coding sequence ATGAAACCTGAAGAAACCGTCGATTTCCATATCAAGACTGCCTGGCATGCCATTTCACGCATGTACAACCAAAAGGCAGTTGATGAGGGCTTCACCACATCGATTGGTTTTGTACTCATCAATATCAATTCTAAGGAAGGTACGCCGGCAACCAAAATTGCCCCATTGATGGGCTTGGAAGCCAGGAGCCTTACCCGCATGCTTAAATCCATGGAAGAAAAAGGGCTGATTTGTAGAAAGCCTGACATTTCTGATAAGCGATCGGTCCGCATTTTTTTGACCCCTGAAGGCAAGCGGAAAAAAGAAAAATCCATCGAAACCATTCAAGCTTTTAACCACTCCATACGGGAAGTGGTCAGTGAGCGTGAACTGGAAAAATTCTTCGGTGTGTTTCAGAAAATCAACCAAGTTATCGAAAAAGAACAACTTAAGTCAATAGACTCTCAATAG
- a CDS encoding DUF1801 domain-containing protein, protein MKNDIKAYHGTQTQEDQAICDCLFEIIEANLPEAESKIWHRHPVWFLEGNPIVGYSKLKGGIRLLFWSGQSFEELKLTPEGKFKAAEIRYTELEEINHEDLKRWLEKSQKIQWDYKNIVKRKGRLERLL, encoded by the coding sequence ATGAAGAATGACATCAAAGCTTATCATGGGACACAGACCCAAGAGGACCAAGCCATTTGTGACTGTTTATTTGAAATTATCGAAGCCAATCTTCCCGAAGCAGAAAGTAAAATTTGGCACCGGCATCCAGTTTGGTTTTTGGAGGGAAACCCAATAGTAGGTTACAGCAAATTGAAAGGAGGAATCCGATTATTGTTTTGGAGTGGGCAGTCTTTTGAAGAATTGAAGTTGACCCCTGAGGGAAAATTTAAAGCAGCTGAAATAAGGTATACTGAATTAGAAGAAATCAATCATGAAGACCTGAAGCGATGGCTTGAAAAATCCCAAAAAATTCAATGGGATTACAAAAACATTGTGAAGCGAAAAGGGAGACTGGAAAGGTTGCTTTGA
- a CDS encoding 3-hydroxyacyl-CoA dehydrogenase/enoyl-CoA hydratase family protein, whose product MKRAIQKVAILGSGVMGSRIACHFANIGVQVLLLDILPKEPNEAEAKKGLTLEDKAVRNRLVNEALEKTLKAKPSAIYDQDFASRITTGNFEDDLAKIKDYDWIIEVVVERLDIKQSLYEKVELHRKPGTLITSNTSGIPIQMLCQGRSEDFQSNFCGTHFFNPPRYLRLLEIIPGPKTKPEIIDFLMEYGDRYLGKETVLCKDTPAFIANRIGVYAIMSSMHTIEKMGLGVSEVDKLTGTVIGRAKSATFRTMDVVGLDTMVNVANNLNKALQHDESKDQFKLPKIVQFLSDQKWLGDKTGQGFFHMIRHKDGSKELKEIDFETQEYKPVEKPKFKALEGSKDIHDLKKRIKFLVNFEDKAGEFYRTTFYDLFRYCSNRIPEIADELYRIDQAVCAGFGWEYGPFENWDILGVKDTVEKMEVADQKPAEWVYEMLEAGHDSFYRVENGNRQYYDIPSKSYKDIPGQQELILLDTLKAGNKKIWGNAGSTIYDMGDGVIGLEFHTKMNSLGAEVIEGMNTAITMAEKDYKGLVIGNEGANFSAGANLAMIFMYAGDQEFDEINMMIAQFQKTMMRVRYSAVPVVVAPHNMALGGGCEMSLHADSVQAHAELYMGLVEFGVGVIPAGGGSKEMTLRFSNNIHSGDVELNRLQEAFMNIATAKVSTSAHEAMALGYLQDKDGITINRKRQLAEAKAKVIELYDEGYTQPAQQTNIKVLGKTSLAYFEAGITGMQYGAYISDHDAKIARKLAWVMSGGDLSQPTEVSEQYLLDLEREAFLSLTGEKKTLERIHSILFKGKPLRN is encoded by the coding sequence ATGAAAAGAGCCATTCAGAAAGTAGCCATTTTAGGTTCAGGAGTTATGGGATCCAGGATAGCCTGTCATTTTGCCAACATTGGCGTACAGGTACTTTTGCTGGATATTTTGCCCAAAGAACCCAATGAAGCCGAAGCCAAAAAAGGATTGACCTTGGAAGACAAGGCTGTCCGCAACCGCTTGGTCAATGAGGCTTTGGAAAAGACCTTGAAAGCCAAACCATCTGCCATTTATGATCAGGATTTTGCTTCGAGAATTACCACAGGCAATTTTGAAGATGACCTTGCCAAAATCAAAGATTATGATTGGATAATCGAAGTGGTGGTTGAAAGATTGGATATCAAACAATCTTTGTACGAAAAAGTAGAACTGCACCGTAAACCAGGCACCTTGATCACTTCGAACACATCTGGGATTCCCATCCAAATGTTGTGTCAGGGCAGAAGTGAGGATTTTCAAAGCAACTTCTGTGGGACACATTTTTTCAATCCCCCTAGGTATTTGCGCTTGCTGGAGATTATCCCAGGTCCTAAAACCAAGCCAGAAATCATCGATTTCTTAATGGAATATGGTGATCGTTATTTGGGTAAGGAAACCGTGCTTTGTAAAGATACGCCGGCATTTATAGCGAACCGAATAGGGGTGTATGCCATCATGTCCAGCATGCACACCATCGAAAAAATGGGCTTGGGCGTGTCAGAAGTGGACAAATTAACAGGAACGGTAATTGGGAGGGCAAAGTCGGCCACCTTCCGAACCATGGATGTGGTGGGCTTGGATACCATGGTCAATGTAGCCAATAACCTGAACAAAGCCCTTCAACATGATGAATCCAAAGATCAGTTCAAGCTACCCAAGATTGTTCAGTTTTTAAGTGACCAAAAGTGGCTGGGAGACAAAACCGGACAAGGCTTTTTTCACATGATTCGCCATAAGGATGGTAGCAAGGAGTTGAAGGAAATTGATTTTGAAACGCAAGAATACAAGCCGGTTGAGAAACCAAAATTCAAGGCACTGGAAGGTTCCAAAGATATTCATGATCTTAAAAAGCGGATTAAGTTCTTGGTGAACTTTGAGGACAAAGCTGGGGAATTCTATCGCACAACCTTCTATGACCTCTTCCGCTATTGTTCCAACAGGATTCCAGAGATAGCCGATGAACTTTACCGTATTGACCAAGCAGTATGTGCAGGTTTTGGTTGGGAGTATGGGCCATTCGAAAACTGGGATATCCTCGGAGTGAAAGATACAGTTGAAAAGATGGAAGTGGCAGATCAAAAGCCCGCCGAGTGGGTGTATGAAATGTTGGAAGCAGGGCATGACAGTTTCTATCGCGTAGAAAATGGCAACCGCCAGTATTATGACATTCCTTCCAAGTCCTATAAAGATATTCCAGGACAGCAAGAGCTGATCCTTTTGGACACTTTAAAGGCAGGAAACAAAAAGATTTGGGGCAATGCCGGATCAACCATATATGATATGGGAGATGGTGTGATCGGTTTGGAGTTCCATACTAAAATGAATTCCCTCGGTGCAGAAGTCATTGAAGGGATGAATACAGCCATCACTATGGCAGAAAAAGATTACAAAGGATTGGTGATCGGTAATGAGGGAGCCAACTTCTCGGCTGGAGCCAATTTGGCCATGATCTTTATGTATGCAGGTGATCAGGAATTTGATGAGATCAATATGATGATCGCTCAATTCCAGAAAACCATGATGCGGGTAAGGTACAGTGCCGTGCCAGTAGTTGTAGCCCCTCATAATATGGCTCTGGGAGGTGGATGTGAAATGTCCCTTCATGCAGATTCGGTACAGGCTCATGCAGAATTGTATATGGGCTTGGTGGAATTTGGCGTAGGCGTTATTCCTGCTGGTGGTGGAAGCAAAGAAATGACTTTGCGTTTTTCCAATAACATCCATTCAGGTGATGTGGAGCTGAACAGGCTACAGGAAGCCTTTATGAATATAGCCACGGCAAAAGTATCCACTTCAGCTCATGAGGCCATGGCTTTGGGATACCTGCAGGATAAAGACGGTATCACCATCAACCGGAAGCGTCAATTGGCAGAGGCCAAAGCTAAAGTGATTGAATTGTATGATGAGGGATACACACAGCCAGCGCAGCAAACCAATATCAAAGTACTAGGCAAAACTTCCTTGGCTTACTTTGAAGCAGGTATCACTGGAATGCAGTATGGTGCCTATATTTCAGACCATGATGCTAAAATTGCAAGAAAACTGGCTTGGGTGATGAGTGGGGGTGATCTTTCACAGCCTACCGAAGTTTCAGAACAATACTTGTTGGACCTGGAAAGAGAAGCTTTCTTGAGCTTGACTGGAGAGAAAAAGACCCTGGAAAGAATCCACAGCATTCTGTTTAAGGGGAAACCTCTAAGGAATTAA
- a CDS encoding four helix bundle protein, with protein sequence MHNFRNLKVWQKSVDFAVIIYFSTDEFPNEEKYGLVSQMRRASVSIPSNIAEGSAKSSKKVFCKSLETSLGESYELETQLEISKRVGLISEEKSSSLENNLIEIQRMINGLKSKVESQS encoded by the coding sequence ATGCACAATTTTAGAAATCTAAAAGTTTGGCAAAAGTCAGTAGATTTTGCTGTAATCATATACTTTTCAACGGATGAATTTCCGAATGAGGAGAAGTATGGATTAGTTTCTCAAATGAGGAGAGCAAGTGTTTCTATTCCTTCCAACATTGCGGAAGGCAGTGCAAAGTCATCTAAGAAAGTTTTTTGCAAATCATTGGAAACAAGTTTAGGTGAGAGTTACGAACTCGAAACTCAATTAGAAATAAGCAAAAGGGTAGGGCTTATATCTGAAGAGAAATCTTCTTCCCTTGAAAACAATCTTATAGAAATTCAAAGAATGATTAATGGACTGAAATCGAAGGTAGAATCCCAATCTTGA
- a CDS encoding four helix bundle protein: MHNYKEFKVWQRSLKLTVEIYRISAFFPSEEKFGLTSQIRRCAISVPSNISEGAGRKSDREFAQFLVVSHGSICELETQLIVAKELKFIESNDFNILSEEVNELQKMLYSLILKFEN; the protein is encoded by the coding sequence ATGCATAACTACAAAGAGTTTAAAGTATGGCAAAGATCATTGAAATTGACCGTAGAAATATACAGGATTTCAGCATTTTTTCCTTCTGAAGAAAAGTTTGGTTTAACATCTCAAATTAGAAGATGTGCAATTTCAGTCCCTTCCAATATATCAGAGGGAGCTGGTAGAAAAAGTGATAGGGAGTTTGCTCAATTTTTGGTTGTTTCTCACGGATCTATTTGTGAGTTGGAAACTCAACTAATTGTTGCAAAAGAACTCAAATTTATTGAAAGTAATGATTTTAATATACTATCAGAAGAAGTCAATGAATTACAAAAGATGCTTTATTCACTGATTCTAAAGTTTGAAAACTAA
- a CDS encoding acyl-CoA dehydrogenase family protein produces the protein METTKKDSINGGEFLVRDTAAKDIFIPAEFSEEQRMMAQACQDFIDTEILPHIEEIDSMKNPDLVPGILKKAGELGLLGISVPESYQGLGMSFNTSMLIADIIGAAGSFSTTYGAHTGIGTLPILFYGTEEQKQKYLPKLATGEWAACYCLTEPDAGSDANSGKTKATLTADGQHYLLNGQKMWISNGGFADLFIVFAKIEDDKNLTAFIVEKDFGGITMNEEEKKMGIKGSSTRQVFFNDCKVPVENMLSDRQNGFKIAVNILNIGRVKLGAGVLGGCRQVIKNALTYSSERKQFGVSINTFGAIKSKLAEMAIKTYVSESLCYRLGQDIEDRIDALIGDGMEVNQAKLKGVEQFAMECAIAKIHGSEVLDYVVDEGVQVYGGMGYSADAPMERAYRDARISRIYEGTNEINRMLMVGMLLKRAMKGEVNLFEPAMAVADELTSVPSFEMVDTSVLFAAEKDVLKKLKKVFLMIGGKAAMVLQAKIEEEQEIMMNLADIMIEIYAVESALLRTEKRVGIQGETACKQQIAMVQVYLSEAVDKINAAGKEAIAAFTSGDEQKVMLMGLKRFTKMDPVNTKELRRQIADDMMGKGKYPYFE, from the coding sequence ATGGAAACAACAAAAAAAGACAGCATAAATGGTGGGGAGTTTCTCGTTAGGGACACTGCTGCCAAGGACATTTTTATTCCGGCAGAATTCTCGGAAGAGCAACGCATGATGGCACAGGCTTGTCAGGATTTTATTGATACGGAGATATTGCCGCACATAGAGGAAATTGACAGCATGAAAAATCCGGACTTGGTTCCTGGTATTTTGAAAAAGGCTGGTGAACTTGGACTGTTGGGCATTTCTGTGCCAGAATCTTATCAAGGTTTGGGGATGAGTTTCAATACCTCCATGTTGATAGCGGATATCATTGGTGCTGCGGGATCATTTTCCACCACTTATGGTGCACATACTGGGATCGGTACTTTGCCCATTCTCTTTTACGGAACGGAAGAGCAAAAGCAAAAGTACTTGCCCAAACTGGCCACTGGCGAATGGGCTGCTTGTTATTGTCTGACGGAGCCAGATGCGGGTTCTGATGCGAATAGTGGCAAGACCAAAGCGACTTTGACTGCTGATGGTCAGCATTATCTACTGAATGGACAAAAGATGTGGATCTCAAATGGTGGATTTGCGGACTTGTTTATAGTCTTTGCAAAGATTGAGGATGATAAAAATCTGACCGCTTTTATTGTAGAAAAGGACTTTGGTGGGATCACCATGAATGAAGAAGAGAAGAAGATGGGTATCAAAGGTTCTTCAACGCGTCAGGTCTTCTTTAATGATTGTAAGGTGCCAGTGGAGAACATGCTATCTGACCGTCAAAACGGATTTAAGATCGCGGTGAATATCCTTAACATTGGCAGGGTAAAACTAGGAGCTGGTGTGTTGGGAGGTTGTAGACAAGTGATCAAAAATGCGCTGACCTATTCCTCAGAAAGAAAACAGTTTGGTGTGTCTATCAATACTTTTGGAGCCATAAAGTCCAAACTAGCAGAAATGGCGATCAAGACTTATGTCAGTGAATCGTTGTGTTATCGATTAGGGCAAGATATAGAAGACCGTATCGACGCGCTGATAGGTGATGGCATGGAAGTGAACCAAGCCAAATTGAAAGGAGTGGAGCAGTTTGCCATGGAATGCGCGATTGCAAAAATACATGGCTCTGAAGTATTGGATTATGTGGTGGATGAGGGTGTTCAGGTGTATGGAGGCATGGGCTATTCAGCAGATGCGCCGATGGAAAGGGCTTATCGAGATGCGCGGATTTCCAGAATTTATGAAGGGACCAACGAAATCAATCGCATGTTGATGGTTGGGATGCTTTTGAAGCGGGCCATGAAAGGAGAGGTCAATCTCTTTGAGCCGGCCATGGCAGTGGCTGATGAATTGACATCTGTACCTTCATTTGAAATGGTGGACACTTCAGTATTATTTGCTGCGGAAAAAGATGTTTTGAAGAAGTTGAAAAAAGTGTTCCTTATGATTGGAGGAAAAGCAGCGATGGTGCTGCAAGCCAAGATAGAAGAGGAGCAGGAAATCATGATGAACTTAGCTGATATTATGATTGAGATTTATGCCGTAGAGTCAGCATTGTTAAGGACAGAAAAGCGTGTGGGAATTCAAGGTGAGACAGCCTGCAAGCAGCAGATTGCTATGGTGCAGGTGTATCTCTCAGAAGCGGTGGATAAAATCAATGCGGCAGGTAAGGAAGCCATTGCAGCATTTACTTCTGGAGATGAGCAAAAAGTCATGCTGATGGGGTTAAAGCGATTTACCAAAATGGATCCAGTCAATACTAAGGAGCTAAGAAGACAGATTGCCGATGATATGATGGGAAAGGGCAAATATCCTTATTTTGAGTAG
- a CDS encoding acetyl-CoA C-acyltransferase: MEAYIVNGYRTAVGKAKKGGFRFYRPDDMATDVIKHLLAETPGLEPSRVDDLIVGNAVPEAEQGMQMGRMISLMALGKVVPGFIINRYCGSGLEAIALATAKIKAGMADCIIAGGTESMSMVPMMGYKTALNWKIATEHPDYYLSMGLTAEELAKDYDISREDADQFAVTSHERAISAIKEGRFKDEIVPIQVEETYVDESGKRKKKTYTVDTDEGPRPGTNMEALSKLKPAFKQGGQVTAGNSSQTSDGASFALVMSERMVKELNLEPVARLVSYSVAGVDPRIMGIGPKEAVPKALKQAGMSMNDISLVELNEAFAAQALAVIRSLDMDPDMVNVNGGAVALGHPLGCTGAKLTVQMINELRRRKQKYGLVTACVGGGQGVAGVVELLK; this comes from the coding sequence ATGGAAGCATACATAGTTAATGGATATAGGACAGCAGTGGGAAAAGCCAAAAAGGGTGGATTTCGCTTTTATCGGCCAGATGATATGGCCACGGATGTGATCAAACATTTATTAGCGGAAACACCTGGTTTGGAACCCAGCCGTGTGGATGATTTGATCGTGGGTAATGCCGTGCCTGAGGCAGAACAAGGCATGCAAATGGGAAGGATGATTTCCCTGATGGCCTTGGGAAAGGTAGTTCCGGGTTTTATCATCAATCGTTATTGCGGATCAGGTTTGGAAGCCATTGCCCTGGCCACGGCCAAAATCAAAGCAGGAATGGCCGATTGTATCATTGCTGGTGGAACAGAGTCCATGTCCATGGTACCCATGATGGGCTACAAAACCGCCCTTAACTGGAAAATTGCTACCGAGCACCCTGATTATTACCTCAGCATGGGTTTGACGGCCGAAGAGTTGGCCAAGGATTATGATATATCGAGAGAAGATGCTGATCAATTTGCGGTGACCTCACACGAAAGGGCAATCAGTGCCATAAAGGAAGGCAGGTTCAAAGATGAAATTGTACCGATCCAAGTGGAAGAAACCTATGTGGATGAATCTGGAAAAAGAAAGAAAAAGACCTATACAGTGGATACGGATGAAGGTCCGCGGCCGGGAACAAATATGGAAGCCTTGTCCAAGCTAAAGCCAGCCTTCAAACAAGGAGGTCAGGTCACAGCGGGTAATTCTTCCCAAACTTCTGATGGAGCTTCTTTTGCCTTGGTAATGTCCGAAAGAATGGTCAAGGAGTTGAATTTGGAGCCTGTGGCGAGATTGGTAAGCTATTCTGTGGCAGGTGTTGATCCAAGGATTATGGGCATAGGTCCAAAAGAAGCGGTACCCAAAGCCTTGAAGCAAGCAGGAATGAGCATGAATGATATCAGTCTGGTGGAATTGAATGAGGCATTTGCTGCTCAGGCCTTGGCAGTGATCCGTTCATTGGATATGGATCCTGACATGGTGAATGTCAACGGAGGAGCGGTTGCGCTGGGACACCCGCTGGGTTGTACAGGTGCCAAGCTCACCGTGCAAATGATCAATGAACTCCGCAGAAGAAAACAAAAATACGGTCTAGTGACTGCCTGTGTAGGCGGCGGCCAAGGCGTAGCTGGAGTGGTTGAATTGTTAAAATAG